Proteins from one Desulfovibrio sp. Huiquan2017 genomic window:
- a CDS encoding IS3 family transposase: protein RTVLNIRPACEAFNISQTCYRYEPKLSVENELVVDWLIRLTHNQRNWGFGLCFLYLRNVKGFGWNHKRVYRIYCELELNMRIKPKKRIVREKPEPLVAPESINHVWSMDFMHDQLRNGRSYRLFNVIDDFNREGLGIEVDFSLPAERVIRSLEQIIEWRGKPQTLRCDNGPEYISHRLQAWAERNGIQLEYIQPGKPQQNAYVERFNRTVRYDWLCQYLFETIDEVQDFATKWLWTYNNERPHFALGGYRPRARLGKAA from the coding sequence CGCACCGTCCTGAACATCCGACCGGCATGCGAGGCATTCAACATCAGCCAGACATGCTATCGCTACGAACCAAAGCTTTCGGTCGAGAACGAACTTGTTGTCGATTGGCTGATACGTTTAACGCATAACCAGCGCAATTGGGGATTCGGATTGTGCTTTTTGTATTTGCGCAACGTCAAAGGTTTTGGCTGGAATCACAAACGGGTATACCGGATTTATTGCGAGTTGGAGCTCAACATGCGAATCAAACCCAAGAAGCGAATCGTACGCGAAAAACCGGAGCCTCTTGTAGCTCCTGAATCCATCAACCATGTCTGGTCCATGGATTTCATGCATGACCAGTTGCGAAATGGCCGCAGTTATCGGCTGTTCAATGTGATTGATGACTTTAACCGAGAGGGGCTGGGCATTGAGGTGGACTTTTCTCTGCCCGCTGAACGGGTGATCCGTTCCTTAGAGCAAATCATAGAATGGCGAGGTAAGCCTCAGACTCTTCGCTGTGACAATGGTCCTGAATATATCAGCCATCGGCTTCAGGCTTGGGCTGAACGAAATGGCATTCAGCTTGAGTACATTCAGCCTGGCAAGCCACAGCAAAACGCGTATGTCGAACGTTTTAACAGGACGGTTCGATATGATTGGCTTTGTCAGTACTTGTTTGAAACCATAGATGAGGTCCAGGACTTTGCCACCAAGTGGCTTTGGACCTACAACAACGAACGACCACATTTTGCCCTTGGGGGGTACCGCCCAAGGGCAAGGCTGGGAAAGGCAGCATAG